A single genomic interval of Rhododendron vialii isolate Sample 1 chromosome 3a, ASM3025357v1 harbors:
- the LOC131321214 gene encoding uncharacterized protein LOC131321214, producing MRLNPAKCMFGVTAGKMLRFMITTRGIEVDPSKIKAILEMEPPRSEKDVRSFLGKVQFISRFIAKLTSTCEPIFHLLKKGVPFKWDDKCQKAFEAIRAYLRSLPVLTPPVSGNPLILYLSGTPSSMGCMLAKEGDNGVERVVYYLSKKMVGCEERYTPLEKTCWALVWASKKLRHYMLAYPVRYVTRKFIKGRAVAEFLADCPVEGGEDVEFQFPDEDIMTLTEDVWKLYFDGAVNQKRFGIGMLLVALDRSHILLTFKLNFEVTNNEAEYEACIVGMETAIEIGIEKLEVVEDSNLVVSQANGDRKVKEKKLKPYHQNLKDLIPHFNKVTFTHIPRLENRFADALATLAFMVEISLGVKLKPIVIEQRETPVYQHVMAVDEPDDGHPWYYDIWRFGETGEYPIEASKKDKIALHRMAAQYIICRGNLYRRSPYGMHKLCIHGTEAKRVMEEIHEGVYGPHMNGIMLAKKILR from the exons ATGCGCCTTAACCCAGCTAAATGCATGTTTGGAGTCACAGCCGGAAAAATGCTCAGATTCATGATTACCACCCGAGGTATCGAGGTTGACCCGTCAAAAATCAAGGCGATTCTGGAGATGGAACCGCCACGCTCCGAAAAGGATGTGAGGAGTTTTCTCGGCAAGGTACAATTTATCAGTCGGTTCATTGCCAAACTAACTTCAACTTGTGAACCAATCTTTCACCTGCTCAAGAAAGGTGTGCCATTCAAATGGGACGATAAGTGCCAGAAGGCTTTCGAAGCAATCCGAGCTTATTTACGAAGTCTGCCAGTGTTGACACCCCCCGTGTCGGGAAATCCTTTGATCCTATACCTGTCAGGCACTCCATCCTCTATGGGTTGTATGTTGGCGAAGGAAGGAGACAATGGAGTTGAAAGGGTTGTCTACTATCTGAGTAAAAAGATGGTGGGATGTGAAGAGCGTTATACTCCGttggaaaaaacgtgctggGCACTCGTCTGGGCTTCTAAAAAGTTAAGACATTACATGCTAGCCTACCCAGTGag GTATGTTACTAGGAAATTCATAAAAGGAAGAGCTGTTGCTGAATTCCTGGCTGACTGCCCAGTTGAAGGAGGCGAAGATGTCGAGTTTCAGTTTCCCGATGAAGACATAATGACTCTAACTGAGGATGTTTGGAAGTTATACTTTGATGGCGCTGTGAATCAGAAAAGGTTTGGAATTGGCATGTTGCTAGTAGCACTCGACAGGTCTCATATTTTGCTCACCTTCAAGCTAAATTTTGAGGTCACCAACAATGAAGCGGAATATGAGGCTTGCATTGTGGGTATGGAAACGGCAATTGAGATCGGTATAGAGAAATTGGAAGTGGTGGAAGATTCCAACTTGGTAGTATCACAGGCCAATGGAGACCGGAAAGTCAAGGAGAAAAAACTGAAGCCATACCATCAGAACCTCAAAGACCTCATCCCCCATTTCAACAAGGTGACTTTCACTCATATACCAAGGCTCGAAAATCGATTTGCAGATGCCTTGGCAACTTTAGCGTTCATGGTCGAAATCTCTCTCGGTGTGAAGCTAAAGCCAATTGTAATCGAACAAAGGGAGACACCAGTATACCAGCATGTCATGGCTGTGGATGAGCCCGATGATGGTCACCCTTGGTATTATGACATTTGGAGATTTGGGGAAACAGGAGAATACCCCATTGAAGCAAGCAAGAAAGACAAAATCGCCCTCCACAGGATGGCagctcaatacatcatctgcaGAGGAAATCTATATCGAAGGTCACCCTAcggcatgcacaagttatgcatCCATGGCACAGAAGCAAAAAGGGTAATGGAGGAGATTCATGAAGGTGTGTACGGCCCTCACATGAATGGCATAATGCTTGCCAAGAAGATCCTTAGGTAG